Below is a genomic region from Culicoides brevitarsis isolate CSIRO-B50_1 chromosome 2, AGI_CSIRO_Cbre_v1, whole genome shotgun sequence.
CTTcttgtttcttcttcttttttacagGAATTTACATATTTACACGATAATTACATcttgaaatgtaatttttgctATGCCACATACGGTGAAGGTGAACTACGTGCATCGAGATGATGATCCTATTGATCCCATTACTGGAATTATTAATGTAATTTGCcctaagaaaaaacttttagtaGTGAAAACCGCGTATTCTGACACAAGAACatcgactttttttctctaGAGTGTAAGTAGACAACATCTttctttttacataaataacatttcaataaaatctacatttacaaggaaaaaaattacacaccggtcatgttttattatatttgcaGGTTGTATGAATCGTCATAAGTGCTAGTTCTTACTTTGTAGCACACACGCGGACGAACACTCTTCTGTTATGAAAAGAtcgaataaaagaaaatgaaaaaatgaattgaattggTTCATTTTAAAGGcgtttcgttaaaaataagaCGTTCTGGATAACATTTGAGTTACTATAAAAAGGTGCTTAAGTTTGaatgttgatttttgattacttttaagcatttttgtgTATGTAtgtgtgttaaaaattaacgacGAGCCATTGAATAGAATCAAACAGGTGTCGCACACTGGAAGTGGAGGTCTCACTGTTTTGCTCCGGTTAAGTTGTTCATTCATTCTGGGAGTgccttttgttttctttttctcgCGTAGTACCTTTgccaacttttaataaataacaaattacgtCTACACAGCAGCACAGCGCTAAAACaggttttttgtttcttttctttctttctttggtGGTACTCACCGTTAcagaaaaatacatttttcttaCTTACTTCACTTCATTCAGTTCAGTTGGCTAAAGGTACCGCTCGCAACCGTATCGTGTAAAAAATATCGGCGCCGTGTCTTTATGTCATTTCATCAAAGTTCTAATGGAGTTCTAAAAATactaagtaaaatttattcttggacacaaaaaaatgctgaaatcTATCAAAGAAAGCGATTAAAAActcatgaaatttgaaaataattattagacAGCAAGAAGGGagtgaataaaaaagtgtAAGAAAGAAATCATTCAAGTGTgttaaatatttctgaaaaaacaacacaaaaagaacaagaattattattaacactGTTCATTTTGTGAATTAGTACAAAAAAGGCTTCGGAACGAATTTCTTTGAAGACCACATAAAAAGCTTTAAAGTAAACAGCAAACaacttttacacaaaaaattaataaaatatcaactttTGCATGGAGAGGTGCCGATAATGCCGTGAATTTCGCACATTTTTGCTGCATTCATGATTTTCACATGCACAACGTTTCAAAagtgaagaggaaaaaattaacaatcatCGATATTGAAAACAGAAGAAGAGCAACCAGATTTCACCAAACATCATCTAGTGAAGTAaatatgaaatgaaataaaaagtttttttttcatatgcaCGATAGAAAGTAACGTCAGTCAATTGTAATatgtatgaagaaaaaagtgattgaGTGAAATGTTTTGAGACGGCATTATTGGCGATAAATTACGTTTGAATAGATCTCAGGCACTCTCAGACCTGTTtcccacaaaaatatttccaaattttcacacaaatgcTCATTAGCTTCGccggttaaaattttgtgctcGTCAATAAGCGCATACAAAATCCGCAATAATCACCTCGTATTTCATGAGATTCGGATACCGACCggattgctttttttttttggtgagatatacaaaaagcaaaataattcgAGACACGATAGTAACAACGCGAGATCATTAACCCGGACAAATTCCGTCTAGGTAGTATGCATGGGTTCAGtgtttgattttgaaaaacagaCCGCAGTCTCTTTTTATGCGCCTTTTCATGTACATGTGCGATTGTCTAGGTAAGATTGTTAATATAAGTGACTATtaagaaatacaaaatatcTACAATTACGCTAGAAATGTTTCACGACTTTGTGCGCTTTGGTTTTCTCCAAGATAATTTCTTGTAGACGAATTTTGGAGTGCTTTTTATGAATCGAATGTGATTgtttaaagttcaaattaaattagtttttgaattaaaagtcattcgaatcaaattttaatgcaaattttgagtgAGTTCTTATtccatgtcaaaaaaataaataaaatgaacaagAATCGGAAATGACTTTCAAATTGTCGATGTTATGAGatgaaatacaaatttaagaaagtaggttcaattatttaaaagttaggcaaattaaaatttgtaaaagatttttgttcCATCAGGATTTTGAACAGCGATGAGgacaaaacaaaagattttttatgatatttttctacGTTTTCGCCGGAAGAACACAACTAAATAGTTTTATTTAGTTGCTttggaaataatttgtaatatcttacacttttgtaaaaatatctttgGATGAAATTTTACTAGTGCGATGATGTTATCTTTCTTTGCAAAAACAAAAGTGTCTGTTAtagtcatttttcatcaagacAAATACAGATCAATATCTCATACTTCTTATTCAAATCACTTGCCAATTCACTGATTTTCTTTCATTCCTTCAAGTACTTCACCATCTGTCTGCCTTGTTGATCATCTCATATCACGTCGACTCATCGCTCTCTTGTCATAACTTTACCattaaaaaggttaaaatcACGTTATGATATACGATTAAGGTGCGTGTGCTAATTTCTTCGTCTTTATATTACAATTCCattcacaacaacaacaacattcttACGATCCACGATATAATCTcgtaaataatgaatttttattatttttttttatataaaattaattaacgtaCAGACTGTTACCGGTATTTTTCCATCGACATCATCTACTTGTGTGCACTAAGTATATCGTCGTCAATAATGTCTACCGTTTCTTTTACGCATATCTAAATACTATTCTTGGACAAGATGCCATAAGTGAATTATTCGAGTACgttgaaaattgttgttttgttttgactcCTCTACGTGCGTTTACGGTTgaagttttgaagaaatttgatcGTTTCAAATTGCACGTCACTCAAGTTATCGTCAATACTGCTATCTTAATAGCTCTGAAGCTACTTCTGCTTGTCAGCAAATACTCTTTCCGGCTATAATCAACATCACTTAATcttcattaataatatttgacCGTTTTGACTTCTTGCAAACAAATCTACGCAAtttcagatgaaaaaaaaaagaaaacaaacgcCTTTCTTAATTGCAGTTGAGTATTGATGTGATTCCTACTATGTTGCTAGAATATAAGTCATCATCATTTCTGTGAAATCCACTGCATTGCCAACTTTAAAAAAGGTCTAACGGTTAAGGGTAATAATCATTAACCGACATTtgtgctgaataaaaaaaaagaaagattttcAGTTATAAGTGATGcaaaaaacatgcaaattAATGTCATAAAATCGAATTTACCTGCAaggaattcaatattttttggtgtaaatataaaaatatctgtTTCTGCTAATTGACAATAAGAAAAGCTGTTTAAAACGGTACTgaatttggaaatttattacaaagacattaaattttattttatcacttACCGTACAAATTCGCAAAAATGATGAAGAAATTAAGAGATCAGCTGACACCGCTTtttatatcaataaatttcagttATCCACTTAAGAATGTTTcgtattgttattttttatggcgTAGCATAAATCAGACAACAGGTGAAACTCATTCGACCATGAATTGTTGTGTTGAATGATATCACGGAACGCATTACAAGACGTTGTTGGACGAGAATGGAGGAAATGAGAGAATATAATTCTTGTTGTAACCTGTAATTTTGTTGAGTTTAGTCAGATTCAGTTGCCAAAATCAGACAATATGTGAGAGGAATTACTCAATAATTAACCAAAATAACAGTTCTTCTTGAAAAGTAGAATTTCAATGTAGTTTTGTCAAGCAGAGTAGTCAGTATTTACATATTTCATCTCCACAGGGATCTCACAGGAagctataataataatatcatcacgttttattatatattagaAACTTTGCGCCGCAGGTTATGCACTTTCATTgcactttgttttgtttttcaatcattCACAAATCGCTATAACTGATCATGATCATATCAACTAATAGCTTTCATGTCACGTTATTAGGTAATATTGGAACAACAACTATCGATGGCTTCTTCTTGACACAAGAACGGTAGTAAACTTGAATAGTCTGATAGAATTCTCGGGAATCAACGGAAAAGTGGTGCCTTAGATTGTCAATTTTGCGCCATATAGAGTGATAAAggtgtttcataaaaaaaaacaagctgatttataatttataattacaaTATATTGGTCGttgtgaaaaaagaaaagaacatAAAAGCAGAATGCGAGAAGAGGAGTTAGAGACCGCTATTAAGGTAAGCATTAAGTAATATATTCAAGATCATGTTACatgacatattttttgttgtcatttaTCTATCGATTAACTAGATTCAGATTCTACGAGATAATTGTCAACACTGATTTTAACccatattttatgataatttatttaaatttatcttttccTTCCTGAAGGTGGTTATCGTAGGAAATGGCGGAGTGGGCAAGAGTTCAATGATACAGCGATATTGCAAAGGAATTTACACGAAAGACTACAAGAAGACAATCGGCGTGGACTTTTTGGAGAGACAAATTGAGTATGTcctttttgaaagttttcattTCAACTACAtataaaactaactttttttttaatttatttttaattaaagaatcgAAGGAGAAGACATGCGAATAATGGTGTGGGACACTGCCGGTCAAGAAGAATTTGATGCAATCACCAAAGCTTATTATCGAGGTGCCCAAGCATGTGTTTTGACATTTAGCACAACGGATCGTGCCTCATTCGAAGCCATTCCAGACTGGAAGCGCAAGGTGGAGGATGAGTGTGGGGAGATTCCAACGGTGTTAGTtcagaataaaattgatttgatgGAACACGCGGTAGTGGCATTGTAAGTTCTGTTAATTCGAATTCtagtcataaatattttattaaaatctttatttttttatagcgaGGAAGTCGAAGAACTTTCTGCCAGATTAAAGTGTCGTCTGATCCGGACTTCCGTAAAGGAAGATGTAAATGTGTCATTAGTCTTCAGGTATTTAGCTACAAAAtgttatcaattaattaacagTGAATATACAGTTTTGCCAAGTACTCAACCAACAATAAGTgagtgatgatttttttttttgtcttgttcgATTGCGTTATTTAATATGCaccttttttacttttaggtCATCTTAATCCAACATTTCAAAGTAAGGGCACAATTGTGTTGCGACCAACAAAGAAACTGGCAAGGAAGAGATTAGCCTTCAAAAAATGTGGCATAGTgtgatattttgttaaaattgttgttttgaatCTATTCGCAAACGTACTctactcattaatttttttatcaagaaacaataatttgtacatttattaaacatgtttttttgaaaaaaaaattgagtagcaatattaaaaatatttttgtaagttactgagttcaatattttagctagaatttatttttcttttcttttatttatcaaacatctcagattcaaaaaaaaaatcggcaatcataaataaattgattcttttcctttttaaatagATAAAATCATTTCCTTTGAGATTTTGGGTCGATTGTCGTTTGTGGCCTAAAGTTATAGACGTTTTTATTCTAGAGAtttaaaattcgaagaaaatgagtttaaaacgtattattttatgatcgcAATATGGATTTTTAAACTACTTAGTCCTCGTTATTTTGAACCGTTCTATTCGGAAATTGACAAATCacaaaccttaaaaaaaataaccgaatAACTAACGAGTTTTGGCTTTGTGGAAaccattttagtgaaaataatGCTCGTATTTTCAATGGAGACCCTCTATGAAAGCCATCAACatagaaaagtaatttttcataatttcaatcagaaaatttggttttgaaatactaattTCTTAAaggaatttcaaaattcagtAGTTTTTGTGTTGTATTTTATATCTCGTATTCTGGAATTGCTACAATTAGTAACTGAAAcgttaaaaaacatatttataatgatttttttctgctaatttggaaatcgaaatttattttggaaagACTCTAGCTGGCAAACCATTCGacccaatttttttacaaaaattgttataggagatcattttaaaggaaaaatgtgGATTGAAACACCcgaaatttgaaactgaaattATGTACTTAAATTGATTGTCTGATTTGTGAAATCACTCTTTGTTTTTTGACATAACTtttccttatttatttatttgtcatttagaggcaagtaattttttactaataacGAGCAAATTTTGTTTCACTGTAAAAACcgtcaaattatttatatgtttCAACATTTCATTGCTTTAGTTGTTCGCTGGGAAACATCATAAAGTGAGcattacacatttttattataggTAGGTAAATATAGACAAAGTCTTTGTGTGTTGGTGCCTCACATCATCatgattattaaataatatttataagtaCATCGCTATATGTGACCggtataaaatcaaaaacaaacgTGAGCTGAAGACAGTTCTCGTCTAGTATTGACAGCGtttattgaggaaaaaaatggcaaaccCAAAGCAAGAAATCAAGTTTACCAAagtaggaaaaaattttccaagtcaagttaacttttttcaaaatattttttttttcctataacGACAGCTCTTTATCGATAACGAGTTTGTAGATGCCAAGTCtggaaaaacttttgcaaCAATTAATCCAGCCACCGGTACTAAACTTGCTGACATTGCCGAGGGAGACAAGGTCAGTTTtgtcttatcatttttttttcaaaaattgttatttttggcaAATCTTCTAGAATTTATCTTTATCtgctttttatatttatttaccaaaacatttttaaaaactgatgtgacaaaaaaaataggcTGATGTAGATTTGGCTGTTGCTGCGGCAAAACGTGCCTTTGCCCGTAACTCCGTTTGGCGTAATTTGGATGCCTCTGCTCGTGGTACTTTGTTGAATCGTCTTGCGGATTACATGCAACGTGATTCTACGATTCTCGCCAATTTGGAAACATTGGACAATGGAAAACCATTCGAGGACTCTGTTTTCGATGTTCAATGCTCAATAGATACATTGCGTTATTATGCTGGATACGCAGATAAAATATATGGCAAAACTATTCCGTCGGATGGATCTTTTCTCACTATGACACGAAAAGAACCAATTGGAGTGGTTGGTCAAATCATCCCCTGGAACTATCCATTGTTGATGTTTGCGTGGAAAATTGGACCAGCAATCGTTACAGGAAACACCATCGTTTTGAAGCCAGCTGAACAAACCCCATTAACTGCTTTGTACAGTGCTGGTAAGTGAAAATCACAAATACAATTTGTGTGTTTTCTCAAatgttttttctaattttttctagCTCTTTGCAAGGAGGCCGGATTTCCACCAGGTGTTCTCAACATTATTACCGGATATGGTCCAACGGCAGGAGCTGCCATTTCTGAACACCCTGATGTGCGTAAGGTGGCCTTCACTGGATCCGTTCCTGTGGGTCAAATTATCGCTCAAGCTGCGGCGagaacaaatttgaaaaaggttTCTTTGGAGTTAGGCGGCAAGAGTCCACTTGTTGTATTTGCTGATGCTGATTGTAagttttaaatagtttaatattttttaaggtaaaaacatttttttaatttcctttccAGTGGATGAAGCTGTTGAAATAGCTCATAATGCCATTTTCGCTAATCACGGTCAAAATTGCTGTGCAGGCTCACGCACGTTCGTTCAAGAGGGTATCTACGATGCATTCGTCAAGAAAGCCGCTGAAAAGGCAAAAGCCCGCAAAGTTGGTGATCCCTTCCAAAAGGACACCCAACAAGGACCTCAAGTCGATGACGAGATGTTCAAGAAAGTTCTCGGTTACATCGAGTCTGGCCAAAAGGAAGGTGCCAAATTGGAAGCCGGTGGCAAGCGCCACGGTAATGTTGGATATTTCATTGAGCCAACGGTCTTTTCAAACGTTACAGACACCATGAAAATTgccaaagaagaaattttcggTCCCGTTCAATCGATTATCAAATTCAAGACGCTTGATGAGGTCATTGAACGTGCTAACAACACAAACTTTGGCCTTGCTGCCGGCGTTATCACGAATGACTTGAATACAGCACTAACTTTTGCGCAAGCCGTCGAAGCTGGCAGTGTCTGGGTCAACTGTTATGATGCCGTTGTACCACAAGCCCCATTCGGAGGATACAAAATGTCCGGATCTGGTCGCGAATTGTCCGCGGATGCATTGGATTTGTATTTGGAGACCAAAACTATTAGCATCAAGGTTCCTTGCAAAAACTAAGAGTACATTTTTCAAGCCAGgcttgcatttatttttcgctcacaataaaaacttacttaaaaactaaaattattaactctAAATTTCTAGAAAAGTCTCCTACAACGCTAGAAAAGGTGAGGTTTGATCCAAAACTGCGACACTGCGATGCATTCCCATTTTTCTCGATGCCATCAGTGAATGTCGCCTTAGAGCTTCCTTGATTTCTTGTACGGTAATTGGCTTGACGCCATCTGCTCCTCGTCCTTGTGTGACTTCCGGACACAAATGCAACATTGTAAAGGAGGTCCCGGACGACGTAACTCTGTCATAGGGTTCGACTTGTTTTCTGTTTGACGAATTTAATCGTG
It encodes:
- the LOC134832000 gene encoding ras-related protein Rab-23, producing MREEELETAIKVVIVGNGGVGKSSMIQRYCKGIYTKDYKKTIGVDFLERQIEIEGEDMRIMVWDTAGQEEFDAITKAYYRGAQACVLTFSTTDRASFEAIPDWKRKVEDECGEIPTVLVQNKIDLMEHAVVAFEEVEELSARLKCRLIRTSVKEDVNVSLVFRYLATKCYQLINSEYTVLPSTQPTISHLNPTFQSKGTIVLRPTKKLARKRLAFKKCGIV
- the LOC134829962 gene encoding retinal dehydrogenase 2, which codes for MANPKQEIKFTKLFIDNEFVDAKSGKTFATINPATGTKLADIAEGDKADVDLAVAAAKRAFARNSVWRNLDASARGTLLNRLADYMQRDSTILANLETLDNGKPFEDSVFDVQCSIDTLRYYAGYADKIYGKTIPSDGSFLTMTRKEPIGVVGQIIPWNYPLLMFAWKIGPAIVTGNTIVLKPAEQTPLTALYSAALCKEAGFPPGVLNIITGYGPTAGAAISEHPDVRKVAFTGSVPVGQIIAQAAARTNLKKVSLELGGKSPLVVFADADLDEAVEIAHNAIFANHGQNCCAGSRTFVQEGIYDAFVKKAAEKAKARKVGDPFQKDTQQGPQVDDEMFKKVLGYIESGQKEGAKLEAGGKRHGNVGYFIEPTVFSNVTDTMKIAKEEIFGPVQSIIKFKTLDEVIERANNTNFGLAAGVITNDLNTALTFAQAVEAGSVWVNCYDAVVPQAPFGGYKMSGSGRELSADALDLYLETKTISIKVPCKN